From Xenopus laevis strain J_2021 chromosome 7L, Xenopus_laevis_v10.1, whole genome shotgun sequence, one genomic window encodes:
- the dedd2.L gene encoding death effector domain containing 2 L homeolog (The RefSeq protein has 1 substitution compared to this genomic sequence) — protein MSGVKKPVLFQPWEEDECLEYYGMLSLHRMFDIVGSQLTQNDIDALSFLLHETHPFTHPLDPQLWTAEEEAGEATPNRALLSAWQRWHCASRTLNENNLDSPDLLRPKDGTELLLELERRGKCDESNFTHLLQLLRVLTRHDLLPYVSMKRPRAVSPERYTHGPSVLDSDKQMDGCLNPTPTETREENWETGSTSSKRKRGGTQKRGHCPKSKRNKVGNTPLQNPTNQSKVTCGIRLRVRAEYCQHESVLSQNVLSVKQNPLEKQFDLFSQSNTVLKSRDLGSIICDIKFSELSYLDAFWTDYMNGSLLEALKGVFITDSLREAVGQETIQLLVNVDEDDYEEGRRLLLDHVSQPYD, from the exons ATGTCTGGAGTGAAGAAGCCTGTCCTGTTTCAGCTTTGGGAGGAAGATGAGTGCCTGGAATACTATGGCATGCTTTCCCTTCATCGCATGTTTGACATAGTTGGTTCACAGCTAACACAAAATGATATTGATGCCCTATCTTTCCTGCTGCATgaaacccaccccttcacccacccTTTGGATCCCCAGCTATGGACAGCTGAAGAAGAGGCTGGTGAAGCAACGCCTAACCGTGCCTTGCTATCAGCTTGGCAAAGGTGGCATTGTGCTAGTAGGACACTTAATGAGAATAATTTGGATTCTCCAGATCTCCTGCGACCCAAGGATGGGACCGAGCTACTGCTTGAACTTGAGAGAAGAGGAAAATGTGACGAAAGCAATTTTACACATCTCTTGCAACTGTTGCGTGTATTAACACGTCATGACCTTCTCCCATATGTTTCCATGAAAAGACCCCGTGCAG TATCCCCTGAGCGGTATACGCATGGTCCGTCTGTTTTGGATTCTGACAAGCAAATGGATGGATGTCTTAACCCAACCCCTACAGAGACCAGAGAGGAAAACTGGGAAACAG GGTCTACCTCCAGCAAAAGAAAGCGAGGTGGAACTCAAAAGAGGGGTCATTGCCCCAAATCAAAGAGAAATAAAGTGGGCAACACTCCTTTGCAGAATCCGACTAACCAGAGCAAAGTAACATGTG GAATACGTTTGCGTGTTCGAGCAGAGTATTGCCAACATGAATCAGTCTTGAGTCAAAATGTGCTATCTGTCAAACAGAACCCGTTAGAGAAGCAGTTTGATCTGTTCAGCCAGTCAAACACGGTTCTGAAATCCCGGGACCTTGGCTCTATTATTTGTGACATCAAGTTCTCAGAGCTTTCCTACCTGGATGCATTCTGGACTGATTATATGAATGGTTCCCTGCTTGAGGCCCTGAAAGGGGTTTTCATCACAGATTCTCTTAGAGAGGCTGTGGGACAGGAAACCATCCAGCTCTTGGTCAATGTAGACGAAGATGATTATGAAGAAGGTCGAAGACTTCTGCTAGACCACGTATCTCAACCATATGACTGA